In Xanthomonas sp. SI, the following are encoded in one genomic region:
- a CDS encoding cytochrome c: protein MRTQPLAACFALAVLVSLGVAPAVAQTAPAPTAPAPAATPEAPAAAVGHADNGRTLTYTCQGCHGITGYKNAYPSYRVPKIGGQSAQYLTQALTEYRLGKRKHPTMQAQAESFSDQDIADIAAYLTTLK from the coding sequence ATGCGCACGCAGCCGCTAGCCGCTTGTTTTGCTTTGGCCGTACTTGTTTCTCTCGGGGTCGCCCCGGCAGTGGCGCAGACCGCGCCGGCGCCCACCGCCCCCGCCCCGGCCGCTACCCCGGAAGCGCCCGCTGCCGCCGTCGGCCATGCCGACAACGGCAGAACGCTGACCTATACCTGCCAGGGCTGCCACGGCATCACCGGCTACAAGAATGCCTATCCGAGCTACCGCGTTCCCAAGATCGGCGGCCAGTCGGCGCAGTACCTGACCCAGGCGCTGACCGAATACCGGCTCGGCAAGCGCAAGCATCCGACCATGCAGGCCCAGGCGGAGAGCTTCTCCGACCAGGACATCGCCGACATCGCCGCTTACCTGACCACCCTCAAGTAG
- a CDS encoding cytochrome c — MPKAAHALRPAIVLLAALCLGACSQSQVESTSQSAGDPGHASGEHGSGSSAGLPSGRAAAGEKLAHAKGKATGQSCIDCHGADGNAPIDPSYPKLGGQYGDYVAHALQAYRAGDRQHPLMTPQAAPLSDQDIADLAAYFGSRATQLHDLHNPN, encoded by the coding sequence ATGCCGAAAGCCGCGCACGCATTGCGTCCCGCCATCGTCCTGCTTGCTGCCCTGTGCCTGGGGGCGTGTTCGCAATCGCAGGTGGAATCCACCAGTCAGTCCGCCGGCGACCCCGGCCACGCCAGTGGCGAACATGGGTCCGGCTCGTCCGCCGGCCTGCCGAGCGGGCGTGCCGCCGCCGGCGAGAAACTGGCCCATGCCAAGGGCAAGGCCACCGGGCAGAGCTGCATCGACTGCCACGGCGCCGACGGCAACGCGCCGATCGACCCGAGCTACCCTAAGCTCGGCGGCCAGTACGGCGACTATGTCGCGCATGCCCTGCAGGCGTACCGCGCCGGCGATCGCCAGCATCCGCTGATGACCCCGCAGGCGGCGCCGCTCAGCGACCAGGACATCGCCGACCTGGCGGCGTATTTCGGATCGCGCGCCACCCAGCTGCACGACCTGCACAACCCGAATTGA
- a CDS encoding NfuA family Fe-S biogenesis protein: MIQISDNAQTHFRKLLEREAVPGMGVRLSAVDPGTARADARLEFAEPADLAGDEWAIDCAGFTLYVAADSVGWLDGAEIDYVTQGTGQQLTIKAPKIKGEAPGEAASLVERVRWVVENEVNPQLAQHGGRVAVQEVSAEGVVLLRFGGGCHGCGMADVTLKQGIEKTLMGRVPGITAVRDATDHDSGSAPYIPRDSAA, encoded by the coding sequence ATGATCCAGATCTCCGACAACGCGCAGACCCATTTCCGCAAACTGCTCGAACGCGAGGCCGTGCCCGGCATGGGCGTGCGCCTGAGCGCGGTCGACCCCGGTACCGCACGCGCCGATGCGCGGCTGGAGTTCGCCGAACCGGCGGACCTGGCCGGCGACGAATGGGCGATCGATTGCGCCGGTTTCACCTTGTACGTGGCCGCCGACAGCGTCGGCTGGCTGGACGGCGCCGAGATCGACTACGTCACCCAGGGCACCGGCCAGCAGTTGACGATCAAGGCGCCGAAGATCAAGGGCGAGGCGCCGGGCGAGGCCGCCTCCTTGGTCGAGCGGGTGCGCTGGGTGGTCGAGAACGAGGTCAATCCGCAGCTGGCCCAGCACGGCGGCCGCGTGGCAGTGCAGGAAGTGTCGGCCGAGGGTGTGGTGCTGCTGCGCTTCGGCGGCGGTTGCCACGGCTGCGGCATGGCCGACGTGACCCTGAAGCAGGGCATCGAGAAGACGCTGATGGGGCGCGTGCCGGGCATCACCGCCGTGCGCGACGCCACCGACCACGACAGCGGCAGCGCCCCGTACATCCCGCGCGATTCCGCGGCCTGA
- a CDS encoding 4a-hydroxytetrahydrobiopterin dehydratase, giving the protein MNDLIPLAQAHCSPCKGSEYKLTQARLTELLPQVPGWELVEHGMAISRTFRFPDYYRTLAFVNALAWIAHREDHHPDLGVHYDRVVVRYSTHDVGGLSENDFICAAKASALPE; this is encoded by the coding sequence ATGAACGACCTGATCCCGCTAGCACAGGCCCATTGCTCGCCCTGCAAGGGCAGCGAATACAAGCTCACTCAGGCGCGCCTGACCGAATTGCTGCCGCAGGTGCCCGGCTGGGAGCTGGTCGAACACGGCATGGCGATCAGCCGCACGTTCCGCTTCCCCGACTACTACCGCACGCTGGCGTTCGTGAATGCGCTGGCCTGGATCGCGCACCGCGAAGACCACCACCCCGACCTGGGCGTGCACTACGACCGCGTGGTGGTGCGCTATTCCACCCACGACGTCGGTGGCCTCAGCGAAAACGACTTCATCTGCGCCGCCAAAGCCTCGGCCCTACCGGAATGA
- a CDS encoding energy transducer TonB: MPAASRRSILAAACLPLAAVLLLGGCGKSGQSQTQRVAAAPTEVAAVQTPPPDYPIELACAGLGGKAVLSVVVGVQGKPTDVQLVSSSGQPKLDASAQQRVREWIFNPATRDGKAVPRTIQVPVNFNPPQPRPDRCFALDAQAHRSS; the protein is encoded by the coding sequence ATGCCAGCCGCATCCCGCCGTTCCATCCTCGCCGCCGCCTGCCTGCCGCTCGCCGCCGTCCTGTTGCTCGGCGGCTGCGGCAAGTCCGGGCAATCGCAGACCCAGCGCGTGGCCGCCGCGCCGACCGAAGTCGCCGCGGTGCAGACCCCGCCGCCGGACTACCCGATCGAACTGGCCTGCGCCGGACTCGGCGGCAAGGCCGTGCTGAGCGTGGTGGTCGGCGTGCAGGGCAAGCCCACCGACGTGCAGCTGGTCAGCAGCAGCGGCCAGCCCAAGCTCGACGCGTCGGCGCAGCAGCGCGTGCGCGAGTGGATCTTCAATCCCGCCACGCGCGACGGCAAGGCGGTGCCGCGCACGATCCAGGTGCCGGTCAACTTCAATCCGCCGCAACCGCGGCCGGACCGCTGCTTCGCGCTCGACGCGCAGGCGCACCGCTCCAGCTGA
- the zupT gene encoding zinc transporter ZupT, whose protein sequence is MLDIPSHNVWVALAVTLAAGLATGLGSVLVLFTKGPNPRVLAFGLAFAGGAMVYVSLTEILGKSVASFSQAFDPRLGYAYATLAFLAGMALIVVIDRLVPNPHESLNAQDPLFRADNRAYVKRVGLLTAVAITAHNFPEGLATFFATLESPTVGMPLAFAIAVHNIPEGIAIAVPVHYATGRKSYAFAASLLSGLAEPIGAIIGYVALSRFLSEAIFGSVFGVIAGVMVFLALDELLPAAKRYAKGHETVYGLVAGMATLALSLVLFRLSTTP, encoded by the coding sequence ATGCTGGATATTCCGTCGCACAACGTTTGGGTCGCCTTGGCGGTGACCCTGGCCGCCGGTCTGGCCACCGGCCTGGGCAGCGTGCTGGTGCTGTTCACCAAAGGCCCCAATCCGCGCGTGCTCGCCTTCGGCCTGGCCTTCGCCGGCGGCGCGATGGTGTACGTATCGCTGACAGAGATCCTCGGCAAGTCGGTCGCCTCCTTCAGCCAGGCGTTCGATCCGCGCCTGGGCTACGCCTATGCCACGCTGGCGTTCCTGGCCGGCATGGCGCTGATCGTGGTGATCGACCGGCTGGTGCCTAACCCACACGAAAGCCTCAATGCCCAGGACCCGTTGTTCCGCGCCGACAACCGCGCCTACGTCAAGCGCGTCGGCCTGTTGACCGCGGTGGCGATCACCGCGCACAACTTTCCGGAAGGCCTGGCGACCTTCTTCGCCACCCTGGAAAGCCCCACCGTGGGCATGCCGCTGGCGTTCGCGATCGCCGTGCACAACATCCCCGAAGGCATCGCCATCGCGGTGCCGGTGCACTACGCCACCGGGCGCAAATCCTATGCCTTCGCCGCCAGCCTGCTGTCGGGCCTGGCCGAGCCGATCGGCGCGATCATCGGCTACGTGGCGCTGTCGCGATTCCTGTCCGAGGCGATCTTCGGCTCGGTGTTCGGGGTCATTGCCGGGGTGATGGTGTTCCTGGCCCTGGACGAATTGCTGCCGGCGGCCAAGCGCTACGCCAAGGGCCACGAAACCGTGTACGGGCTGGTCGCCGGCATGGCCACGCTGGCGCTGAGCCTGGTGCTGTTCCGCCTGTCCACCACGCCCTGA
- a CDS encoding DUF3300 domain-containing protein, with the protein MDIRSLPSTKLTLALVTAVSVLALSACQQQPTSAPAPAAATAAEPAPAPYVPPSADQLYKLVAPIALFPDKLLAQTLAASVYPDQVGDAQGWLHSNSGLAAADRLQAAAAQPWDPSVKALIAFPDVVEQLAGNGDWTRALGDAYAHDPNEVLDAIQVMRGRAQAQGHLRSTPQQRVQVVQRTVVEPAYADDRIPPPRQTIVIEPAQPDVVYVPRYDPDVVYGAPVDVYREYRYHPRYYSEGDLVTAGIISFGVGVLVGDALEHHHHGPLGWLQPEPAWHRWGWNSWGMNWNAPPSAPHYVVYQNRVYAPRTTIINNNITNNISNNRIDARSFVHNDNRGFAQRAALAAMPTAAAAAALAPRLAQNPHGPAPQFAPAAAPRHPVDYAQLSTPHFNERMLQPGRPVVANAAQRPPLPGLNGPNATGAARDPRAQPPFAQSPHAPMPMSAADPRHAMPVANAAAMQRHEMPQAPRANAPMPMGNVQMAHAAQPRAMSMPAPHREDPRAQQARFAQPEPSRPAPHQVAAFTAQQPPPAHREAPMREFPERVQAMPRQEQQRPQMQEQRMARIERPQPMHAAEPRPAPRPQQAHSEPHHAHDHDKHNG; encoded by the coding sequence ATGGATATCCGCTCCCTGCCATCAACGAAGTTGACGCTGGCGCTGGTCACCGCCGTGAGCGTGCTGGCGCTGAGTGCGTGCCAACAGCAACCGACGTCTGCACCGGCGCCGGCCGCGGCGACAGCCGCCGAACCCGCACCCGCGCCCTACGTGCCGCCCAGCGCCGATCAGCTGTACAAGCTGGTCGCGCCGATCGCGCTGTTTCCCGACAAGCTGCTCGCGCAGACCCTGGCTGCCTCGGTGTATCCGGACCAGGTCGGCGATGCCCAGGGCTGGCTGCACAGCAACAGCGGCCTGGCCGCGGCGGACCGTCTGCAGGCGGCGGCTGCGCAACCATGGGATCCCAGCGTCAAGGCGCTGATCGCCTTTCCCGACGTGGTCGAGCAGTTGGCCGGCAACGGCGACTGGACCCGCGCACTCGGCGATGCCTATGCGCACGATCCCAACGAGGTGCTCGACGCGATCCAGGTCATGCGCGGGCGCGCGCAGGCGCAGGGCCATCTGCGCAGCACGCCACAGCAACGGGTGCAGGTGGTGCAACGCACCGTGGTGGAGCCGGCCTACGCAGACGACCGGATCCCGCCGCCGCGCCAGACCATCGTCATCGAGCCGGCGCAACCGGATGTCGTCTATGTGCCGCGCTACGATCCGGACGTGGTCTACGGCGCACCGGTCGACGTGTACCGCGAGTACCGCTACCACCCGCGCTACTACAGCGAAGGCGACCTGGTGACCGCCGGCATCATCTCCTTCGGCGTCGGCGTGCTGGTCGGCGACGCGCTGGAACACCACCACCACGGCCCGCTGGGCTGGCTGCAGCCGGAACCGGCCTGGCACCGCTGGGGTTGGAACAGCTGGGGCATGAACTGGAACGCCCCACCCTCGGCACCGCACTACGTGGTCTACCAGAACCGCGTCTACGCGCCGCGCACCACCATCATCAACAACAACATCACCAACAACATCAGCAACAACCGGATCGACGCGCGCAGCTTCGTGCACAACGACAACCGCGGCTTTGCGCAGCGGGCGGCGCTGGCGGCGATGCCTACGGCGGCGGCCGCTGCCGCGCTGGCGCCGCGTCTGGCCCAGAACCCGCACGGCCCCGCGCCGCAGTTCGCCCCGGCGGCGGCGCCGCGCCACCCAGTCGACTATGCACAGCTGTCCACGCCGCATTTCAACGAACGGATGCTGCAGCCGGGCCGTCCGGTCGTGGCGAACGCGGCGCAGCGGCCGCCGCTGCCCGGGCTGAACGGCCCGAACGCAACGGGTGCTGCACGCGATCCGCGTGCGCAGCCGCCATTCGCGCAATCGCCGCACGCGCCGATGCCGATGTCCGCGGCCGATCCCCGCCACGCCATGCCGGTGGCCAACGCTGCCGCAATGCAGCGGCACGAGATGCCGCAGGCGCCGCGCGCCAACGCGCCGATGCCGATGGGGAACGTGCAGATGGCGCATGCAGCACAGCCGCGGGCGATGTCCATGCCGGCACCGCACCGCGAGGATCCGCGTGCGCAGCAGGCCCGATTCGCCCAGCCCGAGCCGTCGCGGCCGGCGCCGCACCAGGTCGCCGCCTTCACTGCCCAACAGCCGCCCCCCGCGCACCGGGAGGCGCCGATGCGGGAGTTCCCTGAGCGCGTTCAGGCCATGCCGCGACAGGAACAGCAGCGGCCGCAGATGCAGGAACAGCGCATGGCGCGGATCGAGCGGCCGCAGCCGATGCACGCGGCCGAGCCGCGCCCCGCTCCGCGTCCACAGCAAGCGCATTCCGAGCCGCACCACGCGCACGACCACGACAAGCACAACGGATAG
- a CDS encoding RluA family pseudouridine synthase, whose amino-acid sequence MTSSPIPPKPRDVATSAVRILKVPEDRAGQRVDNFLLGQLKGAPRSLIYKLMRSGQVRVNGGRTKAERKLEAGDEVRIPPVKLHEEGEKTAPPDAFMARLEAAIVYEDARLLALNKPSGVASHGGSGISFGVIETLRALRPNQTLELVHRLDRDTSGLLIVAKKRSALTEMQALMREDDRVEGRGISKRYLTLLVGRMPDGVMSVDAPLHIGLRQGGERHVQVNASGKASLSHFRVLERRGGHSYCEVRIETGRTHQIRVHAQHLGHAVAGDDKYGDPAVNKRLREQIGLKRLFLHAASLEFTLDGGKTPYLLNAPLADELAEALSRLSG is encoded by the coding sequence ATGACTTCCTCCCCGATCCCTCCCAAGCCGCGCGACGTCGCGACCAGCGCGGTGCGCATTCTCAAGGTCCCGGAAGACAGGGCTGGACAGCGCGTAGACAATTTCCTGCTCGGCCAGCTCAAGGGCGCGCCGCGCAGCCTGATCTACAAGCTGATGCGCAGCGGCCAGGTCCGGGTCAACGGTGGCCGTACCAAGGCCGAGCGCAAGCTGGAGGCGGGCGACGAGGTGCGCATCCCGCCGGTGAAACTGCACGAGGAGGGCGAGAAGACCGCGCCGCCGGACGCGTTCATGGCCCGGCTCGAGGCGGCGATCGTCTACGAGGACGCGCGGTTGCTGGCGCTGAACAAGCCGTCCGGGGTCGCCAGCCATGGCGGCAGCGGGATCAGCTTCGGCGTGATCGAGACCTTGCGCGCCCTGCGCCCGAACCAGACCCTGGAACTGGTGCACCGGCTCGACCGCGATACCTCCGGGCTGCTGATCGTGGCCAAGAAGCGCTCGGCGCTGACCGAGATGCAGGCGCTGATGCGCGAGGACGACCGGGTCGAGGGCCGCGGCATCAGCAAGCGCTACCTGACCCTGCTGGTCGGGCGCATGCCGGACGGAGTGATGAGCGTGGATGCGCCGCTGCATATCGGCCTGCGCCAGGGCGGCGAGCGCCATGTGCAGGTGAACGCGTCCGGCAAGGCCTCGCTGAGCCATTTCCGGGTGCTGGAACGGCGCGGCGGGCATTCCTATTGCGAGGTGCGGATCGAGACCGGCCGTACCCACCAGATCCGCGTGCATGCCCAGCACCTGGGGCATGCGGTCGCCGGCGACGACAAGTACGGCGATCCGGCAGTCAACAAGCGCCTGCGCGAGCAGATCGGGCTCAAGCGCCTGTTCCTGCACGCCGCGTCGCTGGAATTCACCCTCGATGGCGGCAAGACCCCATATCTGCTGAATGCGCCGCTGGCCGACGAGCTGGCCGAGGCGCTGAGCCGCCTGAGCGGCTGA
- a CDS encoding Rne/Rng family ribonuclease: MKRMLINATQAEELRVAIVDGQTLYDIDIEQPSKEQKKSNIYKGRITRLEPSLEAAFVEYGGERHGFLPLKEISRDYFQAGVDHNKATIRELLREGQEVVVQVDKEERGNKGAALTTFISLAGRYMVLMPNSPSAGGVSRRIEGEDRAALKEALDKLNIPDDMGVIIRTAGVGRDAEELQWDLDYLLQVWKSIAEAALAKPAPFLIYQESRLIIRALRDYLRADIGEILVDTPEMYGDAQEFMQQVMPQSLRKLKHYTDDIPLFNRFQIESQIEAAYERSVRLPSGGSIVVDQTEALTAVDVNSSRATKGSDIEDTAFQTNLEAAEEVARQLRLRDLGGLVVIDFIDMASNKHQREVENRLQNALKYDRARVQIGRISRFGLLEMSRQRLRPSLGESSQIVCPRCDGHGRMRSVESMSLSIIRVAEEHAMKENTGQVLVQAPVEIANYLLNEKRRALSEIEKRHDAPIVIVADEQLHTPHYEVTRLRENELGEESAKPSYQRNTPRKLPVHALTKAQLNIPAPAVTNVKHSQPAPVREVVETPEPVAAPVQVQAPAAAPVAAPATGVVGWLKRIFGAGESPAPAPTANEPAQRQRAHDGNRNRNDRGDRNARRDGNRNGGQGGNAARGNGGNVRRDERRPGNGGGNAQGGQQNLAPKPPRNEQAPQQAKPQQQNPQQQPKAPKQQQPQNPPRQPKPQQDPAQAALQGDKPQRQPRQDEVAAKPVTAPAAATQDATTIAAAAVASGAVALSGDAPASEANTTASAPVAAQPNPAPADVDERESAAETAQAVPVGENGDADDANGEAGGRRRRGRRGGRRRRRGNGEAGSGSEGAAFDDNDLDAGDSDSDGETAPAPSRSQPEFDFDDDAAPAEAAEAKPQQAPRPPREKREPRQPRHEQTANAPTPVVAAASVVPQAESEALPAQQAAPVAATAAPQTEDGTAQVQAAPVAAAAAIATAPSVAETAAVDAAPVATAQAETVAPVVAAPLPPVAEAPAARSEAVPAAEPAASIVTESAASEAAPPETIEDALQPTPAPIVEQPVPVATTKRDAGMETVAASAAPIEEPVTASTTDSKPQQDATTTQQPLAEEEAPSKPAYVPVQTTLLDVFHEEQPAAAVAPTPVHTPVAAAPVSDSAESRHVGDAEPAPAAAAAAGNGLFDAPPAAPADAPVSVAQHQPHASKSGESESDDKEHKDRAS, translated from the coding sequence ATGAAGCGAATGCTGATCAACGCCACGCAGGCGGAAGAACTGCGTGTGGCCATCGTGGACGGCCAGACCCTGTACGACATCGACATCGAGCAGCCGTCCAAGGAACAGAAGAAGTCCAACATCTACAAGGGCCGGATCACGCGGCTCGAACCCTCGCTCGAAGCCGCCTTCGTCGAATACGGCGGCGAGCGCCACGGCTTCCTGCCGCTGAAGGAAATCTCCCGCGACTACTTCCAGGCCGGCGTCGACCACAACAAGGCGACGATCCGCGAACTGCTGCGCGAGGGCCAGGAGGTCGTTGTCCAGGTGGACAAGGAAGAACGCGGCAACAAGGGCGCCGCGCTGACCACGTTCATCTCGCTGGCCGGCCGCTACATGGTGCTGATGCCGAACTCGCCCAGCGCCGGCGGCGTCTCGCGCCGGATCGAGGGCGAGGACCGCGCCGCGCTGAAGGAAGCGCTGGACAAGCTGAACATCCCCGACGACATGGGCGTGATCATCCGCACTGCCGGCGTCGGCCGCGATGCCGAAGAGCTGCAGTGGGACCTGGACTACCTGCTTCAGGTGTGGAAGTCGATCGCCGAGGCCGCGCTGGCCAAGCCGGCGCCGTTCCTGATCTACCAGGAATCGCGGCTGATCATCCGCGCCCTGCGCGACTACCTGCGCGCCGACATCGGCGAGATCCTGGTCGACACCCCCGAGATGTACGGCGATGCCCAGGAGTTCATGCAGCAGGTGATGCCGCAGAGCCTGCGCAAGCTCAAGCACTACACCGACGACATCCCGCTGTTCAACCGCTTCCAGATCGAATCGCAGATCGAGGCGGCCTACGAGCGCAGCGTGCGCCTGCCGTCCGGCGGCTCGATCGTGGTCGACCAGACCGAAGCGCTGACCGCGGTGGACGTCAACTCCTCGCGCGCGACCAAGGGTAGCGACATCGAGGACACCGCGTTCCAGACCAACCTGGAGGCGGCCGAAGAGGTCGCCCGCCAGCTGCGCCTGCGCGACCTCGGCGGCCTGGTGGTCATCGACTTCATCGACATGGCCTCCAACAAGCACCAGCGCGAAGTCGAGAACCGCCTGCAGAACGCGCTCAAGTACGATCGCGCGCGGGTGCAGATCGGCCGCATCTCGCGCTTCGGCCTGCTCGAGATGAGCCGCCAGCGCCTGCGTCCGTCGCTGGGCGAGTCCAGCCAGATCGTCTGCCCGCGTTGCGACGGCCATGGCCGGATGCGCAGCGTCGAGTCGATGTCGCTGTCGATCATCCGCGTCGCCGAAGAGCATGCGATGAAGGAGAACACCGGACAGGTGCTGGTGCAGGCCCCGGTGGAGATCGCCAACTACCTGCTCAACGAGAAGCGCCGCGCGCTCAGCGAGATCGAGAAGCGCCACGACGCGCCAATCGTCATCGTCGCCGACGAGCAGCTGCACACCCCGCACTACGAAGTGACCCGCCTGCGCGAGAACGAGCTCGGCGAGGAAAGCGCCAAGCCCAGCTACCAGCGCAATACCCCGCGCAAGCTGCCGGTGCATGCGCTGACCAAGGCGCAGCTGAACATTCCGGCGCCGGCGGTGACCAACGTGAAGCACTCGCAGCCGGCCCCGGTGCGCGAAGTGGTCGAGACGCCCGAACCGGTCGCTGCACCCGTGCAGGTCCAGGCCCCGGCCGCCGCCCCGGTCGCGGCTCCGGCCACCGGCGTGGTCGGCTGGCTGAAGCGGATCTTCGGTGCTGGCGAAAGCCCGGCCCCGGCGCCGACCGCGAACGAACCGGCGCAGCGTCAACGCGCCCATGACGGCAACCGCAATCGCAACGACCGCGGCGACCGCAACGCGCGTCGCGACGGCAACCGCAACGGCGGCCAGGGCGGCAATGCCGCACGTGGCAACGGCGGCAACGTGCGCCGCGACGAGCGCCGTCCGGGCAACGGCGGCGGCAACGCGCAGGGCGGCCAGCAGAACCTCGCGCCCAAGCCGCCGCGCAACGAGCAGGCGCCGCAGCAGGCCAAGCCGCAGCAGCAGAACCCGCAGCAGCAGCCGAAGGCACCGAAGCAGCAGCAGCCGCAGAACCCGCCGCGTCAGCCCAAGCCGCAGCAGGACCCGGCCCAGGCCGCGCTGCAGGGCGACAAGCCGCAGCGTCAACCGCGCCAGGACGAGGTCGCGGCCAAGCCCGTCACCGCACCTGCCGCTGCGACGCAGGACGCCACCACGATCGCGGCCGCTGCCGTGGCCAGCGGTGCCGTCGCGCTGAGCGGCGATGCGCCGGCCAGCGAGGCCAACACCACGGCCTCGGCCCCGGTTGCGGCGCAACCGAACCCGGCACCGGCAGACGTCGATGAGCGCGAGAGCGCCGCGGAAACCGCGCAGGCGGTGCCGGTCGGCGAGAACGGCGACGCCGACGACGCCAATGGCGAGGCCGGTGGCCGCCGCCGTCGTGGCCGTCGTGGCGGCCGTCGCCGTCGTCGCGGCAATGGCGAAGCCGGCAGCGGCAGCGAGGGTGCAGCGTTCGACGACAACGACCTGGATGCCGGCGACAGCGACAGCGACGGCGAAACCGCGCCGGCGCCGAGCCGCAGTCAGCCGGAGTTCGACTTCGACGACGACGCAGCGCCCGCCGAGGCCGCCGAGGCCAAGCCGCAGCAAGCGCCGCGTCCGCCGCGGGAGAAGCGCGAGCCGCGCCAGCCGCGGCACGAGCAGACCGCTAACGCCCCGACGCCGGTCGTCGCAGCTGCAAGCGTGGTGCCGCAGGCCGAGAGCGAGGCCTTGCCGGCGCAGCAGGCCGCACCGGTAGCCGCAACCGCAGCGCCGCAGACCGAGGATGGCACTGCGCAAGTGCAGGCCGCGCCGGTGGCCGCAGCCGCAGCGATCGCAACCGCGCCTTCCGTTGCCGAAACGGCAGCGGTCGACGCGGCACCGGTCGCCACCGCGCAGGCGGAAACGGTGGCGCCGGTAGTGGCAGCACCGCTGCCGCCCGTCGCCGAGGCGCCAGCGGCGCGTTCCGAGGCAGTGCCTGCCGCGGAGCCTGCTGCGTCGATCGTCACCGAGTCGGCCGCTTCCGAAGCGGCACCGCCGGAGACCATCGAGGACGCGCTGCAGCCGACACCGGCGCCGATCGTCGAGCAGCCCGTCCCGGTCGCCACGACCAAGCGCGACGCCGGAATGGAAACCGTTGCAGCGTCGGCCGCGCCGATCGAGGAGCCGGTCACGGCATCCACGACGGACAGCAAGCCGCAACAGGACGCCACGACGACGCAGCAACCGCTCGCCGAAGAAGAAGCGCCCAGCAAGCCGGCCTACGTGCCGGTGCAGACCACGCTGCTGGACGTCTTCCATGAAGAGCAGCCGGCCGCTGCGGTCGCACCGACGCCGGTGCACACGCCGGTCGCTGCCGCGCCTGTGTCGGACAGCGCCGAAAGCCGCCACGTCGGCGATGCCGAACCGGCACCTGCAGCTGCCGCTGCCGCTGGCAACGGCCTGTTCGATGCGCCGCCCGCCGCTCCGGCAGACGCTCCGGTCAGCGTCGCCCAGCACCAGCCGCATGCCAGCAAGTCCGGCGAAAGCGAAAGCGACGACAAGGAGCACAAGGACCGCGCCAGCTGA
- a CDS encoding putative glycolipid-binding domain-containing protein codes for MSARAIIRGMQTVASILWRRLDAPGHDACRLQRNASAWQLDGAAVFRLEHGGIGQLQYRVQCDLHWHTQWGTVRGWLGGGTVDLAIARDARGHWKLNGRPVADLSHCIDLDLGFTPATNLLQLRRLRLAVGEGADAPAAWVDLDGGGTLSELMQRYERTADDAYAYQAKRFGYAATLCATGEGFVRDYPGLWTAEA; via the coding sequence GTGTCCGCCCGCGCCATCATCCGCGGCATGCAAACTGTTGCCTCCATCCTGTGGCGCAGGCTCGACGCACCGGGCCATGATGCTTGCCGGCTCCAGCGCAACGCTAGCGCATGGCAGCTCGACGGCGCCGCCGTGTTCCGCCTCGAACACGGCGGCATCGGCCAGTTGCAGTACCGCGTGCAATGCGACCTGCACTGGCACACACAATGGGGCACTGTGCGCGGCTGGCTCGGCGGCGGGACGGTCGACCTGGCGATCGCGCGCGATGCGCGTGGCCACTGGAAGCTCAACGGCCGGCCGGTGGCCGACCTGTCGCACTGCATCGACCTCGACCTCGGCTTCACGCCGGCCACCAACCTGCTGCAACTGCGCCGGCTCCGCCTGGCCGTGGGCGAGGGCGCCGACGCCCCGGCCGCCTGGGTCGACCTCGACGGCGGCGGCACGCTCAGCGAGCTCATGCAGCGCTACGAGCGCACCGCCGACGATGCCTACGCCTACCAGGCGAAGCGCTTCGGTTATGCGGCGACGCTGTGTGCGACCGGCGAGGGCTTCGTGCGCGATTATCCGGGGCTCTGGACCGCAGAGGCCTGA
- a CDS encoding response regulator, with protein MAIRVFLVDDHALVRTGMKLILSNQTDIEIVGEAESGEAAMPQIRQLKPDIVLCDLHMPGVSGLEVTERIVKGDHGTKVIIVSVLEDGPLPKRLLEAGASGYVGKAGDAQELLRAVRDVAMGKRYLGANIAQNLALANLEGGGSPFDSLSPRELEVALLLTRGLRQEDIAKRLSLSAKTVNTHKARLFEKVGIHDNIALARLATQYGLLDPAHPL; from the coding sequence ATGGCCATTAGAGTTTTTTTGGTCGACGATCACGCTCTTGTCCGTACCGGCATGAAGCTGATCCTTTCGAATCAGACCGATATCGAGATCGTCGGTGAGGCCGAGAGCGGCGAGGCCGCGATGCCGCAGATCCGCCAGCTCAAGCCGGACATCGTGCTCTGCGATCTGCACATGCCTGGCGTCAGCGGGCTCGAGGTCACCGAGCGCATCGTCAAGGGCGACCACGGCACCAAGGTCATCATCGTGTCGGTGCTGGAAGACGGCCCGCTGCCCAAGCGCCTGCTCGAGGCCGGCGCGTCAGGTTATGTGGGCAAGGCGGGTGACGCACAGGAGCTGCTGCGCGCGGTGCGCGACGTGGCGATGGGCAAGCGCTATCTCGGTGCCAACATCGCGCAGAATCTGGCGCTGGCCAATCTTGAAGGCGGCGGTTCGCCATTCGATTCGCTGTCTCCGCGTGAGCTGGAAGTCGCATTGCTGCTGACCCGCGGGCTGCGCCAGGAAGACATCGCCAAGCGTTTGAGCCTCAGCGCCAAGACGGTCAACACGCACAAGGCGCGGTTGTTCGAGAAGGTCGGCATCCACGACAACATCGCGCTGGCACGGCTGGCGACGCAGTACGGTCTGCTGGATCCGGCGCATCCGCTGTAG